The Corallococcus soli genome has a window encoding:
- a CDS encoding AAA family ATPase has product MAVTVVVVSGPGGAGKTTLAQGLARRFGARQLRSRDLLPARDGEGPPRDWSATLDEETGGRWLAEAVLTQHAHPGLVVVDAVSSAPQVEGFRRSPRLRVVHVHLEASGPVRAASGAAREAAPPHAEAAWGQPSEHALRDLEPLADLVLDTERLSADAVLVRVASRLGLYGRPDERLVDVLIGGPRGQEDTGPIAAHLAPGYDVLLRVGGLPPEHRGDFSTFPQLPSGAHTASGARLVLGPGTPVCVERLRLELEERGARPEQLFIDPRAVVLEVGHPGVKEAHCVAALQGFLRPTLDVLDDAFARRHRVLLEGTPTRAASSDATASGCLAAAGIAPGRVARTVLVCPTLEGEEPFAFDWVGLRRSASLNAPTDLVLGLGGALATTNWGARRFEQLTDAARRHVEEVERVAGAPVTFLSLAPQSRHLLERKPW; this is encoded by the coding sequence ATGGCGGTCACGGTGGTGGTGGTGTCAGGGCCCGGGGGCGCGGGAAAGACGACCCTCGCCCAGGGGCTCGCGCGGCGGTTCGGGGCGCGGCAGCTGCGCTCGCGGGACCTCCTCCCCGCGCGTGACGGTGAAGGCCCGCCCCGGGACTGGAGCGCCACGCTGGACGAGGAGACCGGGGGACGCTGGCTTGCGGAGGCCGTGCTCACGCAGCACGCCCACCCCGGGCTCGTCGTGGTGGACGCCGTGAGCAGCGCGCCCCAGGTGGAGGGCTTTCGCAGGAGCCCCCGGCTCCGCGTCGTGCACGTCCACCTGGAGGCGTCCGGGCCGGTGCGGGCCGCGTCAGGCGCCGCGCGTGAAGCAGCCCCTCCCCACGCCGAGGCGGCCTGGGGCCAGCCTTCCGAGCACGCGCTGCGGGACCTGGAGCCGCTCGCGGATCTCGTCCTGGACACGGAGCGGCTCTCCGCCGACGCGGTGCTCGTGCGCGTGGCCAGCCGGCTGGGGCTGTATGGACGTCCGGACGAGCGGCTCGTGGATGTCCTCATCGGAGGACCGCGGGGACAGGAGGACACGGGCCCCATCGCGGCGCACCTCGCGCCCGGCTACGACGTCCTGCTCCGGGTGGGCGGACTCCCTCCGGAGCATCGCGGGGACTTCTCCACCTTCCCGCAGCTTCCCTCCGGCGCCCACACGGCCTCCGGTGCGCGGCTCGTGCTGGGCCCGGGGACGCCCGTGTGCGTGGAGCGCCTGCGCCTGGAGCTGGAGGAGCGGGGAGCGCGGCCAGAGCAGCTCTTCATCGACCCGCGCGCCGTCGTCCTGGAGGTGGGGCACCCGGGCGTGAAGGAGGCGCACTGCGTCGCGGCGCTCCAGGGCTTCCTGCGCCCCACGCTCGACGTGCTGGACGACGCCTTCGCCCGGCGGCACCGCGTGCTCCTGGAAGGCACGCCCACCCGCGCCGCATCCTCCGACGCGACGGCGAGCGGCTGTCTGGCGGCGGCGGGCATCGCGCCGGGCCGGGTGGCCCGCACGGTCCTGGTGTGCCCCACGCTGGAGGGCGAGGAGCCCTTCGCGTTCGACTGGGTGGGGCTGCGCAGGTCGGCGTCCCTCAACGCGCCCACGGACCTGGTGCTGGGGCTGGGGGGAGCGCTGGCCACCACCAACTGGGGGGCCCGGCGCTTCGAGCAGCTCACCGACGCGGCCCGCAGGCACGTCGAGGAGGTGGAGCGCGTCGCGGGTGCCCCCGTGACCTTCCTCTCCCTTGCTCCCCAGTCGCGGCACCTGCTGGAGCGCAAGCCGTGGTGA
- a CDS encoding glycoside hydrolase family 16 protein produces MASTWSRTVGAWALGAGLMACAGAPVAPQREEAARAGDGWVQVWSDEFNGTSVDASNWIINTNVHVNDEQQQYTTSPDNVSVSDGTLKLTARLQSNNGYPFTSGRLESVGKREFRHGRVEARIKLPVGPGLWPAFWMLGADIAKTGWPACGELDIMENVGYGDWISVALHGQGYSGNTPINGRFHPSTPVSDWHEYRVESSPTDIQWFIDGALVKTTTRAEVEQHGAWAFDKPLFIILNFAVGGTYPSGVNGAKEPYFGVPQATADLLRQGPQTMEVDWVRVSQRR; encoded by the coding sequence ATGGCGTCGACATGGAGCAGGACGGTGGGAGCATGGGCGCTGGGCGCGGGGCTGATGGCCTGTGCGGGAGCGCCGGTCGCGCCCCAGCGCGAGGAGGCCGCCCGCGCCGGGGACGGCTGGGTCCAGGTGTGGAGCGACGAGTTCAACGGCACGTCCGTGGATGCGTCCAACTGGATCATCAACACGAACGTGCACGTCAACGACGAGCAGCAGCAGTACACGACGTCGCCCGACAACGTGTCGGTGAGCGACGGCACGCTGAAGCTCACCGCGCGGCTCCAGTCCAACAACGGCTATCCGTTCACCTCCGGCCGGCTGGAGAGCGTGGGCAAGCGGGAGTTCCGCCACGGCCGCGTCGAGGCGCGCATCAAGCTGCCGGTGGGGCCGGGCCTGTGGCCGGCGTTCTGGATGCTGGGCGCGGACATCGCGAAGACGGGGTGGCCGGCGTGCGGTGAGCTCGACATCATGGAGAACGTCGGCTACGGCGACTGGATCTCCGTCGCCCTGCATGGCCAGGGCTACTCCGGCAACACGCCCATCAACGGCCGCTTCCACCCGAGCACGCCCGTGAGCGACTGGCACGAGTACCGCGTCGAGTCCTCGCCCACGGACATCCAGTGGTTCATCGACGGGGCGCTGGTGAAGACCACGACGCGCGCGGAGGTCGAGCAGCACGGCGCGTGGGCCTTCGACAAGCCCCTGTTCATCATCCTCAACTTCGCGGTGGGCGGCACCTACCCCTCCGGCGTCAACGGCGCGAAGGAGCCCTACTTCGGCGTGCCGCAGGCCACCGCGGACCTGCTGCGTCAGGGCCCCCAGACGATGGAAGTGGACTGGGTGCGCGTCTCCCAGCGGCGGTAG
- a CDS encoding Type 1 glutamine amidotransferase-like domain-containing protein has product MPLPPLLLLADSAPLFWRVDGRPFLDCVRVLTGAELRVPPVRAAYLGASNGDVPAFYEIFTAAMEGIGLSGAQCRPIPAAPSAEDLAWLKDADIILLAGGDPRVGWEAFQAHGVDALLRERHQAGAMLLGVSAGAMHLGLGAWCDDLPREGEPFPTLGLAPYLIGVHEPPDWPGLKLAVRQGGLPTRGLGIPQGGGVLLHADGSVEPVRQPVVDVSLDVEGRLHEALLLPPATPYRGETPGAPVDRRTLQ; this is encoded by the coding sequence ATGCCGCTCCCGCCCCTGCTCCTGCTGGCCGACAGCGCCCCCTTGTTCTGGCGCGTGGACGGACGTCCGTTCCTGGACTGCGTGCGGGTGCTCACCGGCGCGGAGCTGCGCGTGCCGCCCGTGCGCGCCGCCTACCTGGGCGCCTCCAACGGCGACGTGCCGGCCTTCTATGAAATCTTCACCGCGGCCATGGAGGGCATTGGCCTCTCCGGTGCGCAGTGCCGGCCCATTCCGGCCGCGCCCTCCGCCGAAGACCTGGCGTGGCTGAAGGACGCGGACATCATCCTGCTCGCGGGCGGTGACCCGCGCGTGGGCTGGGAGGCGTTCCAGGCGCACGGGGTGGATGCCCTCCTGCGCGAGCGTCATCAGGCGGGCGCCATGCTGCTGGGCGTGTCCGCGGGCGCCATGCACCTGGGGCTGGGCGCGTGGTGCGACGACCTGCCCCGGGAGGGCGAGCCCTTCCCCACCCTGGGGCTGGCGCCGTACCTCATCGGCGTGCACGAGCCGCCCGACTGGCCGGGCCTCAAGCTCGCGGTGCGGCAGGGGGGACTGCCCACGCGGGGGCTCGGCATTCCGCAGGGCGGCGGCGTGCTCCTGCACGCGGATGGCAGCGTGGAGCCGGTGCGCCAGCCCGTGGTGGACGTGTCGCTGGACGTGGAGGGCCGGCTGCACGAAGCGCTGCTGCTGCCTCCCGCCACGCCCTACCGCGGGGAGACTCCCGGCGCGCCGGTGGACCGACGGACGCTCCAGTAG